The following are encoded in a window of Castanea sativa cultivar Marrone di Chiusa Pesio chromosome 5, ASM4071231v1 genomic DNA:
- the LOC142635062 gene encoding uncharacterized protein LOC142635062: protein MAAQSLVKEGMRWRVGNRMNIKIWENKWLPTGPTYMIQSPHLFLPSDTRVGKLINKENGCWKMEVLDSLFSPHEAKVIKGIPLNTQLPSDKLVWTASLHGYFTARSAYTFVEKLAQLVHISSSLDNCQACRF, encoded by the coding sequence ATGGCAGCTCAATCTCTTGTGAAAGAAGGGATGAGATGGAGGGTGGGCAACAGAATGAACATAAAGATTTGGGAGAACAAATGGCTTCCCACAGGCCCTACGTATATGATTCAATCACCACACCTATTCCTACCGTCTGATACAAGAGTGGGAAAGCTGATAAATAAGGAGAATGGCTGCTGGAAAATGGAGGTCCTTGACTCACTGTTTTCCCCACATGAGGCAAAGGTGATTAAAGGAATTCCTCTAAACACTCAATTGCCAAGTGATAAGTTGGTTTGGACTGCTTCCTTACATGGCTACTTTACTGCGCGCAGTGCATACACCTTCGTTGAGAAGCTAGCACAACTGGTGCACATTAGTTCCAGCTTAGACAATTGCCAAGCTTGTCGTTTCTAG